In the genome of Penaeus vannamei isolate JL-2024 chromosome 26, ASM4276789v1, whole genome shotgun sequence, one region contains:
- the LOC113817597 gene encoding uncharacterized protein isoform X2: MVKCRAYILKYTRSEVHELGSRKREKDMESDSSQCGYIPTWRSVCEQWIQEALEEKEGEVTPVYVLYNAYLKDNPDRYLDIAQFGKILKSRFKNRKCRRGKQGAQIYVYKNVIIKPKAGRTVSQEAQQGCNLKDQSFDHYSSSDYGLFNGTQSIADPFGELGLTEPSSSKLLPPDGFCSVKYGSFNDRQSIPGHAQADMTPRLHSGASSANSIMEETSSPLDLRLPAVLARRKLLSSNPCEHSNYKNTKNSKTNVQDVLESQYHNREEDDRSVCSSLSELSSLVKDSDGNSENGENLHDSVDKSSDFVLVDKHVTASSSKYHNEYVFCNRDDISPKKSMLLDVEVKDIEVEEESCLHLDIDQTDTKSIIENYFRDDSQSTESDEQSNVEMMEDHIVFRLEGEELQEIAPIEFSEEPVREEARNAPRSIGGQTAAKVDSLSRTATETNRMALGRRWVDSNLRDQPGKRTFPWEIAAAYARDHPEEPLTDTNFAVLIRSKFPSRRKKMNHGPKTFYYYQDLELTNPSQLPNTSPILRETTPEGQVLAPNVPAILMSGDGGAPVAVLNPPAESVFTMNGKPYVSLKIVDLPSNTSSAGPSNSKRQRTRSYEVVPNCTIQNEAPGESIVNHTRNARVLESSSGAPDKSSNDMQITVQNLPEDDGMFSQGTASPEHPVRDQSLSSGDEGMFSQGTASPEHPVRDQSISGDEGMFSQGTASPEHPVRDQSLSSGDEGMFSQGTAPPEHPVRDQSLSGDEGMFSQGTTSPEHPVRDQSLSGDEGMFGQGTASPEHPVRDQSISGGEGMFSQGTASPEHPVRDQSLSSGDEGMFGQGTASLEQPVRDQSLSGDEEMFSQGTASPEQPVRDRRDTRDDGMFRKGTASPERPVADVSPSAFSQNLVDAIKAEPMDTETDLLLDIVPEDVKTNPVLMKMDMAVSDYIHGEMFNEIYSHAHDNRYTTSQMSADQVSRETEENTNSIAKRNYLSDVTSKSRKHNVKSNIRNPSPYSTNNGTNKSILNFHNLFSLKQRLSRSSASLKNWRGGRLSQTFDTSCKSPRPKDFKAKKRSNLDGYKRLNGNSNKSLTSNPRKMVVLEHRKRKVKTKRWGAAVQTEAVQNILCVNEVLQVAFHFFSAGSGLSEAVRARRLEATIYRSNPAVSYGEPPSPSSETNSYACQTSSRFIESSKTLTYSKVTSLLRHHQTCQGLGCSYSSDLCLTLRAMYTHITIFSHRCQVWGHFTDLVGRHARSCRQRDCQLAFCLYMKHELHLTNAGAMSDDDDEEERDDLRKEFDRCESHGPHDARLHCGHLPRVQIPLGEKVEAGRTQEYPLKDEAGRTQEYPLKDEAGRTQEYPLKDEAGKTQEYPLKDEVEARTLKLLGNFALPGASPAFVTPIINALSVTADMFRTCTSEAE, translated from the exons ATGGTCAAGTGTCGAGcctatatactcaaatatacaaGGTCTGAGGTCCATGAGCTCGGATCGCGCAAAAGGGAAAAGGATATGGAATCGGATTCTTCTCAGTG TGGGTACATTCCTACGTGGCGCTCCGTTTGCGAACAGTGGATACAGGAGGctctggaggagaaggaaggggaagtcaCTCCAGTCTATGTCCTTTACAACGCCTACTTGAAGGATAATCCCGACCGGTACCTCGATATAGCTCAG tTTGGGAAGATATTGAAGTCAAGATTCAAAAACAGAAAATGCCGGCGGGGGAAGCAAGGCGCCCAGATCTACGTCTACAAAAATGTGATCATCAAGCCAAAGGCAGGAAGGACGGTCAGTCAAGAAGCCCAGCAAGGTTGCAACTTGAAAGACCAGTCATTCGACCACTATTCTTCCTCAGATTATGGGCTTTTTAACGGTACCCAGTCCATTGCTGATCCCTTTGGAGAGTTAGGCCTAACAGAGCCTTCGAGTTCGAAATTGCTGCCACCAGATGGCTTTTGTTCCGTAAAATATGGGTCGTTCAACGATCGACAGTCCATTCCAGGACATGCGCAGGCAGACATGACACCAAGACTTCACAGTGGAGCCTCTTCAGCCAATTCGATTATGGAGGAAACTTCTTCACCACTTGATTTACGTCTTCCGGCTGTTTTAGCCCGGAGGAAGTTATTATCCAGTAATCCTTGTGAACACAGCAActacaaaaacaccaaaaattcAAAGACAAATGTACAGGATGTTCTGGAAAGTCAGTATCATAATAGGGAGGAGGATGACAGAAGTGTCTGTAGCAGTTTGAGTGAACTCTCGAGCTTGGTTAAGGATAGTGATGGAAATTCGGAGAATGGTGAAAATCTACACGACAGTGTCGATAAAAGTAGTGACTTTGTATTAGTGGATAAGCACGTGACAGCATCGAGTAGTAAATATCATAACGAATATGTCTTTTGTAACAGAGATGATATTTCGCCCAAAAAATCTATGCTTCTGGACGTGGAGGTCAAGGAtatagaagtggaagaagagagctGCCTGCATTTGGATATTGACCAAACCGATACAAAGTCTATTATCGAAAACTATTTTAGAGATGATTCACAGAGCACTGAATCAGACGAACAATCGAACGTGGAGATGATGGAAGACCACATCGTCTTCAGACTAGAAGGAGAAGAATTACAAGAAATCGCCCCAATCGAGTTCAGTGAAGAACCGGTTCGAGAGGAAGCCAGGAACGCACCAAGATCCATCGGGGGACAAACGGCGGCAAAAGTGGACTCCCTGAGCAGGACCGCAACAGAGACCAACAGGATGGCTTTGGGCCGCAGGTGGGTAGACAGCAACCTGCGGGACCAGCCAGGGAAGCGGACTTTCCCCTGGGAGATCGCCGCAGCTTATGCACGAGACCACCCTGAGGAACCTCTGACTGACACTAAT TTTGCTGTGCTAATCAGGAGTAAATTCCCttcaagaaggaaaaagatgaaccATGGACCTAAAACCTTTTACTACTACCAAGATCTAGAACTAACCAATCCATCCCAGTTGCCAAACACTTCTCCAATCCTCAGAGAGACCACACCAGAAGGTCAAGTGTTAGCTCCTAATGTGCCAGCCATCCTGATGTCCGGGGATGGCGGCGCACCGGTCGCTGTGCTGAACCCACCAGCCGAGAGTGTGTTTACCATGAACGGTAAGCCTTATGTTTCCTTGAAGATAGTGGACCTGCCTTCGAATACGTCAAGTGCAGGTCCCTCGAATTCAAAAAGACAAAGGACGCGTTCATATGAGGTTGTTCCAAATTGTACCATTCAAAATGAGGCACCTGGAGAAAGTATAGTCAATCACACGCGGAATGCAAGAGTGTTGGAATCAAGCAGCGGCGCTCCAGACAAAAGTAGCAATGATATGCAAATAACAGTTCAAAATCTCCCTGAGGATGATGGGATGTTCAGTCAAGGCACAGCATCTCCAGAACATCCGGTGAGAGATCAAAGCCTCAGTAGTGGAGATGAAGGGATGTTCAGTCAAGGCACAGCATCTCCAGAACATCCGGTGAGAGATCAGAGCATCAGTGGAGATGAAGGGATGTTCAGTCAAGGCACAGCATCTCCAGAACATCCGGTGAGAGATCAGAGCCTCAGTAGTGGAGATGAAGGGATGTTCAGTCAAGGCACAGCACCTCCAGAACATCCGGTGAGAGATCAAAGCCTCAGTGGAGATGAAGGGATGTTCAGTCAAGGCACAACATCTCCAGAACATCCGGTGAGAGATCAGAGCCTCAGTGGAGATGAAGGGATGTTCGGTCAAGGCACAGCATCTCCAGAACATCCGGTGAGAGATCAGAGCATCAGTGGAGGTGAAGGGATGTTCAGTCAAGGCACAGCATCTCCAGAACATCCGGTGAGAGATCAAAGCCTCAGTAGTGGAGATGAAGGGATGTTCGGTCAAGGCACAGCATCTCTAGAACAGCCGGTGAGAGATCAGAGCCTCAGTGGAGATGAAGAGATGTTCAGTCAAGGCACAGCATCTCCAGAACAGCCGGTGAGAGATCGAAGAGACACTAGGGACGATGGGATGTTCAGAAAAGGCACAGCATCTCCAGAACGTCCAGTAGCAGATGTAAGCCCCTCAGCCTTCTCTCAGAATTTAGTGGATGCAATCAAAGCAGAACCGATGGACACAGAAACTGATCTATTACTCGATATTGTTCCCGAAGACGTGAAGACGAATCCAGTATTAATGAAGATGGACATGGCTGTTTCAGACTATATACACGGGGAAATGTTTAATGAAATCTACAGTCATGCCCACGACAACAGATACACCACAAGTCAAATGTCTGCAGATCAAGTGTCtcgagaaacagaagagaatacAAATTCTATAGCCAAAAGGAACTACTTGTCTGATGTCACTTCCAAATCTCGCAAACACAACGTAAAATCAAACATCAGAAATCCATCTCCTTATAGCACCAATAATGGAACAAATAAATCTATACTTAATTTTCACAATTTGTTTTCCCTGAAACAAAGATTGTCTCGAAGTTCTGCGTCACTGAAAAATTGGAGAGGAGGTCGGTTGTCTCAAACCTTTGATACAAGTTGCAAAAGCCCAAGACCAAAGGATTTTAAGGCAAAAAAACGGTCAAACTTAGATGGATACAAGAGACTGAATGGAAACAGTAACAAATCATTGACTTCGAATCCCAGAAAAATGGTTGTATTAGAACACcgtaagagaaaggtaaaaaccAAAAGATGGGGAGCAGCTGTACAAACCGAAGCAGTGCAGAATATTTTATGTGTAAACGAAGTCTTGCAAGTTGCTTTTCACTTCTTCTCAGCCGGATCCGGACTCTCAGAGGCCGTTCGTGCAAGGAGGCTCGAAGCCACGATTTACAGGAGCAACCCGGCTGTAAGCTACGGAGAACCACCTTCGCCATCTTCCGAAACCAACAGTTACGCTTGCCAAACCTCTTCCCGTTTTATAGAGTCATCCAAAACTCTAACCTACAGTAAAGTTACCTCTCTGCTCAGACACCATCAGACGTGCCAAGGCTTAGGGTGTTCTTACAGCTCTGATCTGTGCCTGACTCTGCGAGCGATGTACACGCACATCACCATCTTCAGTCACCGGTGCCAAGTGTGGGGCCACTTCACGGACCTAGTCGGACGCCACGCCAGGTCTTGTCGCCAGCGGGACTGCCAGCTCGCCTTTTGCCTCTACATGAAGCACGAATTACACCTGACTAATGCAGGTGCGATgtcggacgacgacgacgaggaggagagggacgactTGAGGAAAGAGTTCGACCGGTGCGAGAGCCACGGGCCGCACGACGCGAGGCTCCACTGCGGCCACTTGCCCCGCGTCCAGATCCCACTCGGCGAGAAGGTCGAGGCCGGGAGGACGCAGGAGTACCCCCTCAAGGACGAGGCCGGGAGGACGCAGGAGTACCCCCTCAAGGACGAGGCCGGGAGGACGCAGGAGTACCCCCTCAAGGACGAGGCCGGGAAGACGCAGGAGTACCCCCTCAAGGACGAGGTCGAAGCGAGGACGCTGAAACTCCTCGGGAACTTCGCGCTGCCCGGAGCGAGTCCCGCCTTCGTCACACCCATTATAAATGCTCTAAGTGTAACTGCGGACATGTTTAGGACTTGTACCAGTGAAGCCGAGTAA
- the LOC113817597 gene encoding uncharacterized protein isoform X3: MVKCKALILKYMSEGGRTAVSFEGGRCSSQFLTKSGYIPTWRSVCEQWIQEALEEKEGEVTPVYVLYNAYLKDNPDRYLDIAQFGKILKSRFKNRKCRRGKQGAQIYVYKNVIIKPKAGRTVSQEAQQGCNLKDQSFDHYSSSDYGLFNGTQSIADPFGELGLTEPSSSKLLPPDGFCSVKYGSFNDRQSIPGHAQADMTPRLHSGASSANSIMEETSSPLDLRLPAVLARRKLLSSNPCEHSNYKNTKNSKTNVQDVLESQYHNREEDDRSVCSSLSELSSLVKDSDGNSENGENLHDSVDKSSDFVLVDKHVTASSSKYHNEYVFCNRDDISPKKSMLLDVEVKDIEVEEESCLHLDIDQTDTKSIIENYFRDDSQSTESDEQSNVEMMEDHIVFRLEGEELQEIAPIEFSEEPVREEARNAPRSIGGQTAAKVDSLSRTATETNRMALGRRWVDSNLRDQPGKRTFPWEIAAAYARDHPEEPLTDTNFAVLIRSKFPSRRKKMNHGPKTFYYYQDLELTNPSQLPNTSPILRETTPEGQVLAPNVPAILMSGDGGAPVAVLNPPAESVFTMNGKPYVSLKIVDLPSNTSSAGPSNSKRQRTRSYEVVPNCTIQNEAPGESIVNHTRNARVLESSSGAPDKSSNDMQITVQNLPEDDGMFSQGTASPEHPVRDQSLSSGDEGMFSQGTASPEHPVRDQSISGDEGMFSQGTASPEHPVRDQSLSSGDEGMFSQGTAPPEHPVRDQSLSGDEGMFSQGTTSPEHPVRDQSLSGDEGMFGQGTASPEHPVRDQSISGGEGMFSQGTASPEHPVRDQSLSSGDEGMFGQGTASLEQPVRDQSLSGDEEMFSQGTASPEQPVRDRRDTRDDGMFRKGTASPERPVADVSPSAFSQNLVDAIKAEPMDTETDLLLDIVPEDVKTNPVLMKMDMAVSDYIHGEMFNEIYSHAHDNRYTTSQMSADQVSRETEENTNSIAKRNYLSDVTSKSRKHNVKSNIRNPSPYSTNNGTNKSILNFHNLFSLKQRLSRSSASLKNWRGGRLSQTFDTSCKSPRPKDFKAKKRSNLDGYKRLNGNSNKSLTSNPRKMVVLEHRKRKVKTKRWGAAVQTEAVQNILCVNEVLQVAFHFFSAGSGLSEAVRARRLEATIYRSNPAVSYGEPPSPSSETNSYACQTSSRFIESSKTLTYSKVTSLLRHHQTCQGLGCSYSSDLCLTLRAMYTHITIFSHRCQVWGHFTDLVGRHARSCRQRDCQLAFCLYMKHELHLTNAGAMSDDDDEEERDDLRKEFDRCESHGPHDARLHCGHLPRVQIPLGEKDEAGRTQEYPLKDEAGRTQEYPLKDEAGKTQEYPLKDEVEARTLKLLGNFALPGASPAFVTPIINALSVTADMFRTCTSEAE, encoded by the exons ATGGTCAAGTGCAAAGCTTTGATCCTGAAGTACATGAGCGAGGGAGGACGCACGGCTGTGAGCTTCGAAGGGGGGCGGTGCTCGTCTCAGTTCCTGAcgaagag TGGGTACATTCCTACGTGGCGCTCCGTTTGCGAACAGTGGATACAGGAGGctctggaggagaaggaaggggaagtcaCTCCAGTCTATGTCCTTTACAACGCCTACTTGAAGGATAATCCCGACCGGTACCTCGATATAGCTCAG tTTGGGAAGATATTGAAGTCAAGATTCAAAAACAGAAAATGCCGGCGGGGGAAGCAAGGCGCCCAGATCTACGTCTACAAAAATGTGATCATCAAGCCAAAGGCAGGAAGGACGGTCAGTCAAGAAGCCCAGCAAGGTTGCAACTTGAAAGACCAGTCATTCGACCACTATTCTTCCTCAGATTATGGGCTTTTTAACGGTACCCAGTCCATTGCTGATCCCTTTGGAGAGTTAGGCCTAACAGAGCCTTCGAGTTCGAAATTGCTGCCACCAGATGGCTTTTGTTCCGTAAAATATGGGTCGTTCAACGATCGACAGTCCATTCCAGGACATGCGCAGGCAGACATGACACCAAGACTTCACAGTGGAGCCTCTTCAGCCAATTCGATTATGGAGGAAACTTCTTCACCACTTGATTTACGTCTTCCGGCTGTTTTAGCCCGGAGGAAGTTATTATCCAGTAATCCTTGTGAACACAGCAActacaaaaacaccaaaaattcAAAGACAAATGTACAGGATGTTCTGGAAAGTCAGTATCATAATAGGGAGGAGGATGACAGAAGTGTCTGTAGCAGTTTGAGTGAACTCTCGAGCTTGGTTAAGGATAGTGATGGAAATTCGGAGAATGGTGAAAATCTACACGACAGTGTCGATAAAAGTAGTGACTTTGTATTAGTGGATAAGCACGTGACAGCATCGAGTAGTAAATATCATAACGAATATGTCTTTTGTAACAGAGATGATATTTCGCCCAAAAAATCTATGCTTCTGGACGTGGAGGTCAAGGAtatagaagtggaagaagagagctGCCTGCATTTGGATATTGACCAAACCGATACAAAGTCTATTATCGAAAACTATTTTAGAGATGATTCACAGAGCACTGAATCAGACGAACAATCGAACGTGGAGATGATGGAAGACCACATCGTCTTCAGACTAGAAGGAGAAGAATTACAAGAAATCGCCCCAATCGAGTTCAGTGAAGAACCGGTTCGAGAGGAAGCCAGGAACGCACCAAGATCCATCGGGGGACAAACGGCGGCAAAAGTGGACTCCCTGAGCAGGACCGCAACAGAGACCAACAGGATGGCTTTGGGCCGCAGGTGGGTAGACAGCAACCTGCGGGACCAGCCAGGGAAGCGGACTTTCCCCTGGGAGATCGCCGCAGCTTATGCACGAGACCACCCTGAGGAACCTCTGACTGACACTAAT TTTGCTGTGCTAATCAGGAGTAAATTCCCttcaagaaggaaaaagatgaaccATGGACCTAAAACCTTTTACTACTACCAAGATCTAGAACTAACCAATCCATCCCAGTTGCCAAACACTTCTCCAATCCTCAGAGAGACCACACCAGAAGGTCAAGTGTTAGCTCCTAATGTGCCAGCCATCCTGATGTCCGGGGATGGCGGCGCACCGGTCGCTGTGCTGAACCCACCAGCCGAGAGTGTGTTTACCATGAACGGTAAGCCTTATGTTTCCTTGAAGATAGTGGACCTGCCTTCGAATACGTCAAGTGCAGGTCCCTCGAATTCAAAAAGACAAAGGACGCGTTCATATGAGGTTGTTCCAAATTGTACCATTCAAAATGAGGCACCTGGAGAAAGTATAGTCAATCACACGCGGAATGCAAGAGTGTTGGAATCAAGCAGCGGCGCTCCAGACAAAAGTAGCAATGATATGCAAATAACAGTTCAAAATCTCCCTGAGGATGATGGGATGTTCAGTCAAGGCACAGCATCTCCAGAACATCCGGTGAGAGATCAAAGCCTCAGTAGTGGAGATGAAGGGATGTTCAGTCAAGGCACAGCATCTCCAGAACATCCGGTGAGAGATCAGAGCATCAGTGGAGATGAAGGGATGTTCAGTCAAGGCACAGCATCTCCAGAACATCCGGTGAGAGATCAGAGCCTCAGTAGTGGAGATGAAGGGATGTTCAGTCAAGGCACAGCACCTCCAGAACATCCGGTGAGAGATCAAAGCCTCAGTGGAGATGAAGGGATGTTCAGTCAAGGCACAACATCTCCAGAACATCCGGTGAGAGATCAGAGCCTCAGTGGAGATGAAGGGATGTTCGGTCAAGGCACAGCATCTCCAGAACATCCGGTGAGAGATCAGAGCATCAGTGGAGGTGAAGGGATGTTCAGTCAAGGCACAGCATCTCCAGAACATCCGGTGAGAGATCAAAGCCTCAGTAGTGGAGATGAAGGGATGTTCGGTCAAGGCACAGCATCTCTAGAACAGCCGGTGAGAGATCAGAGCCTCAGTGGAGATGAAGAGATGTTCAGTCAAGGCACAGCATCTCCAGAACAGCCGGTGAGAGATCGAAGAGACACTAGGGACGATGGGATGTTCAGAAAAGGCACAGCATCTCCAGAACGTCCAGTAGCAGATGTAAGCCCCTCAGCCTTCTCTCAGAATTTAGTGGATGCAATCAAAGCAGAACCGATGGACACAGAAACTGATCTATTACTCGATATTGTTCCCGAAGACGTGAAGACGAATCCAGTATTAATGAAGATGGACATGGCTGTTTCAGACTATATACACGGGGAAATGTTTAATGAAATCTACAGTCATGCCCACGACAACAGATACACCACAAGTCAAATGTCTGCAGATCAAGTGTCtcgagaaacagaagagaatacAAATTCTATAGCCAAAAGGAACTACTTGTCTGATGTCACTTCCAAATCTCGCAAACACAACGTAAAATCAAACATCAGAAATCCATCTCCTTATAGCACCAATAATGGAACAAATAAATCTATACTTAATTTTCACAATTTGTTTTCCCTGAAACAAAGATTGTCTCGAAGTTCTGCGTCACTGAAAAATTGGAGAGGAGGTCGGTTGTCTCAAACCTTTGATACAAGTTGCAAAAGCCCAAGACCAAAGGATTTTAAGGCAAAAAAACGGTCAAACTTAGATGGATACAAGAGACTGAATGGAAACAGTAACAAATCATTGACTTCGAATCCCAGAAAAATGGTTGTATTAGAACACcgtaagagaaaggtaaaaaccAAAAGATGGGGAGCAGCTGTACAAACCGAAGCAGTGCAGAATATTTTATGTGTAAACGAAGTCTTGCAAGTTGCTTTTCACTTCTTCTCAGCCGGATCCGGACTCTCAGAGGCCGTTCGTGCAAGGAGGCTCGAAGCCACGATTTACAGGAGCAACCCGGCTGTAAGCTACGGAGAACCACCTTCGCCATCTTCCGAAACCAACAGTTACGCTTGCCAAACCTCTTCCCGTTTTATAGAGTCATCCAAAACTCTAACCTACAGTAAAGTTACCTCTCTGCTCAGACACCATCAGACGTGCCAAGGCTTAGGGTGTTCTTACAGCTCTGATCTGTGCCTGACTCTGCGAGCGATGTACACGCACATCACCATCTTCAGTCACCGGTGCCAAGTGTGGGGCCACTTCACGGACCTAGTCGGACGCCACGCCAGGTCTTGTCGCCAGCGGGACTGCCAGCTCGCCTTTTGCCTCTACATGAAGCACGAATTACACCTGACTAATGCAGGTGCGATgtcggacgacgacgacgaggaggagagggacgactTGAGGAAAGAGTTCGACCGGTGCGAGAGCCACGGGCCGCACGACGCGAGGCTCCACTGCGGCCACTTGCCCCGCGTCCAGATCCCACTCGGCGAGAAG GACGAGGCCGGGAGGACGCAGGAGTACCCCCTCAAGGACGAGGCCGGGAGGACGCAGGAGTACCCCCTCAAGGACGAGGCCGGGAAGACGCAGGAGTACCCCCTCAAGGACGAGGTCGAAGCGAGGACGCTGAAACTCCTCGGGAACTTCGCGCTGCCCGGAGCGAGTCCCGCCTTCGTCACACCCATTATAAATGCTCTAAGTGTAACTGCGGACATGTTTAGGACTTGTACCAGTGAAGCCGAGTAA